The window TGCATATCGTGATCTGGATGATGGTGCTCCATGGCCGCTGAAGTGATCCCAGGGCAGGGTAGTAGGAGTTGCTTTGGGAATATGAATCAGCGCACGATAGCTCGCTTTTGTTTTCGTTTCAGTTGTTTTCGCCTTGTTTGGTTTGTATTTGTTTGCGCGACGAGTAGCGTGCCTTTCAGCTTTATGCGATAGGAGCCTATTTTTCGGGAGCCTATTATCAACATTCCACACTCGGAGGTCGGCGCGGGAAGGGGGATTTGGACGGAGAATGTCGTCACTTGGATGGGGATTTGAAGAGGCAACTCTATATTATCACAGCGAGAATACACAAAACATAAAGCTGGACCAGACCTAAGCTTCCTACGGCAACCATGTCATCAAATCCGCCAGTTCAAAAACGACATAACCGCAACAGGCTCGGAGAAAGACGGGCCAATCGCGATCCAAGCAGCTCAAGAGATGCCAGCGAAGAAGGTAGGCAGCGTTCTTCATTTCGAGATGCATAAGAAGACGCTAATATTGTGCTCCCACTATCTGTAATGTCATGTCTTCCTTTCCCACCTGTTGACTTTTCCCTCATCCGCTTCAATCTCCTTAATGACTGTCCCTGCAATGTAATCGCTGCGGACTCTGGCCAGACAACGACAATGTCGAAAACTCATTTTCCGATGTCGGATCCATGAACTCTTACCGCGCCGAAGCACTCTCTACGACCTCAACGATCGATTCGCCTACCAGGATGCCCCCGCCCCCTCTTCCGACCCACATCACGTCAGGCTCGCCTAGCACTACTCAGGCGGGCAGACGTTCTTACTTGCAAAGGCGCGTGGAAGAACTGAGCGGAGAAGGCAGTCAGAGCGAGAGTCTCGATTCCCCAACGTGAGCCTCTTTCCAACGCACTTTTCACGGCGAAAAGGCAAAAAATTCGTCACTTGCTCCAAAATCTCCCAATCGCACGTGTATGGGTCTGTGCGCCAAAGGATACTGACGGTTTTATCAGATATGACGGCGATGTGGAGAGCTCTTCCACCATTGGAGGTGCACCCGCTCACCACCAACACTCCAGCTTCAGAAGCCCCTCATTTCCAAGCCCAGTGTCTACATCCGACGCCCTTCATCCCGCACCCCACACCGTCCAGCGACAGCCCACGCCTAAAGCCTTCCAAACGGGCCTGTCCGCCGCCGATTACTCTGCGGTACAGACTCCTAAAGCAGCCTACGTTCGACCATCAGATGTTCCTGTTGCGCCTTCTGTAGCGCTAGACGAGTGTGCGAGAGGCCCTCCAGCAACTTCCCCATTCCCATCTCCGAATTCCGCTAGAGGACCGCCGAAGATGTACACCCGTGCTGTAGAGCGCACAGAAGAGGATATCAAGGGATTCGTTGAGCGAGCGATCCAAGGTAGAGGGCAAGAAGATGGCGTTGAAAGATGGTGGAAAACCAACCCGCCGCCTGAGGGCAAGGTTGTGAGGGTGTACGCAGATGGTGTCTATGATCTCTTCCATTTTGGGTACGTTTCAAGGTATTCGACATCTGTGTGATGAA is drawn from Cryptococcus gattii WM276 chromosome A, complete sequence and contains these coding sequences:
- a CDS encoding choline-phosphate cytidylyltransferase, putative (Similar to TIGR gene model, INSD accession AAW40948.1); amino-acid sequence: MSSNPPVQKRHNRNRLGERRANRDPSSSRDASEEDNDNVENSFSDVGSMNSYRAEALSTTSTIDSPTRMPPPPLPTHITSGSPSTTQAGRRSYLQRRVEELSGEGSQSESLDSPTYDGDVESSSTIGGAPAHHQHSSFRSPSFPSPVSTSDALHPAPHTVQRQPTPKAFQTGLSAADYSAVQTPKAAYVRPSDVPVAPSVALDECARGPPATSPFPSPNSARGPPKMYTRAVERTEEDIKGFVERAIQGRGQEDGVERWWKTNPPPEGKVVRVYADGVYDLFHFGHALQLRQAKLSFPQVHLMVGVCSDVLCAQHKSAPAMTHAERCEAVRHCRWADEVIPDAPWVVDQAFLDKYQIDYIAHDEEVYPSKNHEDVYAFAKKEGRFVPTRRTPAISTSDLLERIVRGYRDGFFDSKLEKNGHPELLAADVDWDSSASMERREKRKAAHHHKVKK